The segment CCAGCAAAAGTCGCCAGTCTCAAGTCTTTGGTCTCGAGTCTCCTCCCTCCCCCCTTGCACTCCGTCCCTGATTTGACTATTTTAAGCACGATGGGTCGCGGCCCGGTGTTTTGGTGCCAAGGGTTCAGAGATGACATTCTCTCTCCGCCTGCAAACCCCACGGCCACCCGCACTCAAAAACTCTTGCTGCTGAAGTAACCGATACCTCCTGTGAAAAGAACATTTTCAGTCGTCCTCGGCATCATGGCCCTGTCTGCTCTGGCACTGGGCGCGGCGCCTGTCGTAACGTGGCATGCCACTCCCGCCGGGCATGCCAACATCGAATCCTATGCCGTCGATTCTTCCGGACACTGCATGGTCGTCTCTCTGCTGAACGCCGGAATGTGGCGTACGGAAAATGGCGGCGAGACCTGGCAGCCGCTACAGAAGCGTACCGTCTACAACCTGCAAATGGCCGGCGCGGGCGGCGATACGCTTTTGGGATACACCCTGAGCGACTCGGCAGTCTACGGTACCAACGTCTTCAGCTATGACGGCGGACGGACGTGGCAGCCCTTCGCCGATGATTCCGTGCGCCAGTCTCTCGGCGCGTACAGCATGGCGGGGCGGTTTGCACTCCCGGCACATTTCCCCCACTGCTGGCTGTTTCTGCGCGACACCGGATTCTACCGTTCCACGGACTACGGCCGGACGTGGTCCGATACCACGTTCGATGCAACGCTGCAAGGAATCTTTCAGGATCCCCTCCGCGACAGCACCCTGTATCTTACGTTCAGCCGGCAACAGACCTATGAACTCCCCGGCGAGCGCCGGGACTCGATCCATCAATTCATCTATCGCAGTTCGGACCTCGGAGAAACCTGGGACATCTTTCAAGACAAGCCCTCCGCGTACGTCTATCGTTACAACGGAGAGAATGACCAGCACCTCTACATGCCAGGTTTGGACACGCTGATCTATTCGGACAGCGTGCGGATGATCTCCTACAGCGGGGACGATCCCAACATGTGCTCCATGTCGGGCCTTGTCCTTTCCACCGATCAAGGCAGAAGCTGGCGCTGGACCGAAAACCTCACGCCGCCCCAATGGCCCAACCATTTTGCCGCAGACCGCTTCCGGCCCGGGCGACTGCTCCTCGCGGCCTCCTGTCGTGGCGGTGTCAAACGTCTGGACAGCGGCGACAGCCTCTGGCATGACGGCCTGAACGGTCTGCCCGCCGAAGAACGTCTCTGTCTGACATTGCGCCAAAATCCCTATAGCGGCCTGCTTTCGGCGAAGCTGGTCAAGGGAGAGATCTACCTCTCGCGTGACCGCGGCGACACATGGCAGGCGATGCCCCTTCCGCGAACAGGACACAGCAGTGGCGAATTTTCCGTCACACCCCAGGCCGTCTTCTACTATGACGACCCGCTGATGGGCGATGCGGAGTTCCCCTTCCGCCTCTGGGAATATTACCCGTCTTCCGATGCATGGCACGAACTGGCCGCACCCGACCGGTTTGTCCGCGAGGCAAGTGGCAAAGTCATCTTCACCTCAGGTGACACACTGCTGGCCGGATCATGGTCCTGCTGTCTGACCCGCAGTTTCGACCATGGAATCACGTGGCAGCATGCTCCCAGCCTCGACGGCTACTTTGACGCGGACTGTGCCCGCAATGACTCCATGTTCCATGTGCTCTGTTCCGCGGACACGTCCGAGCCTCTAATCGCCCCGACAAATCTCCTCTCCCATTGGAGCACGTCTCCGAACAAAGCCGGACAGGACTTCCAATTCGCGCGCTCCGGCGATAGCCTCTGTGTGTTTCCCATTTCCTGGACCGACACCCCCGCGGATGTCTATCTGTCGACGGACCTCGGGGAGAACTGGACGCTGCTCGATGCCCCTCATGATGAGTACTGCGCGAAATTGCTTCTGGCCGGAACCACCATCTTCTTCGTCGGCAAACAGGAGCACCACCTCTTCCGCTATTCCCAAGGCCAATGGCGCAAACTGCCCGACCTTCCCTTTGCTCCCCTCAAAGAGTCCGATTGGCTGGATGTCGCCCTCATCCCCGGCGAGAACCCCGTGCTGGTAGGCACAGGAAAGACATCGCCCGGCCTCTGGGTCTCGCGCAACCTCGGCGAAACCTGGCAGCGGATGAACTTCCGCAATTCACCCTTCTCGACATCCTGCACCCCGCGACGCCTGACCTACGATCCCTATCGCCACCGCCTGTGGGGCGTGGCCTGCACGGGGCCGGGATGGATCGATGAGCGGGACCTTTTGCACCATTAGCCCTCGCGCGCCGTGGCAGAATGCCCACCGGCTCGCAGAGTGCACGATGTTGCGGGTCGGCAGCATCCCCTAACTTCCGAAAGTGCGCAGAAATCGCGCTGGCATTTTGATTGCACTATCCCCGCCTGAGTTTAAGGAGGTCCAGTCATGAGTGAGCGCGGATATACGATTCTCGAGCTAATGATGGTAGTGTGCATCATCGGTGTGCTGTCGATGGTAGCCATGGCCGAGTATAACAAGGTTCATAACAGGGCCTATGTGGGCGCGGCTATGAATGACTTGCAGCTCTTACGTAAAGCGATTTCCCTGTACGACGCCGAATGGGGCACGTATCCGCTGGGCCGCGCCGCGTCTCCTGCCGCTCTGGCCGCGCAGCTCATCGATCCCACCGGCCAGCCCTATGTGGACCCGCCTTCCGGCAATAATTTCGAGTCTTTCCAATATGTTCCGCCTGCTCAGGGCGACGAGTACGGCGATTACGCCATGGTTGCAATTTGCAAAGACCATTGGCGAACGCAATTAACCATCCACCAGGGGCAGGGTATCGAAACCTTACGGCTCGGCGGCAGTTGACGCGGCGTATGATCCCTGAACACAAAAAAGCGCGGAACAGCAAGTCCCGCGCTTTTGTTATGGGCCATTTTCAAGCTCAAAGCAGAAAATCGAGCAGCGTCTCCCGCGGTAGCGAGATCACAGTGTCGGGGCGCACAAAGTAAAACAGCACTTCGGGGACCTGCTCAGCGATAATCTCCTCGAGCGCACGCACGTAGGCCGCTGCCTGATGCCGGTAAGTCTGCGCCCGCAGAACAGCCGTCTCGGCGGTGACGCGGTCTGTTTTGAAATCCACGATCACCGGACGCCCTTCTTCCATGAACACCAAGTCCATCGAGCCTTCCACCAGTCGGCCATCCAGCCGAATCACAAACTCCAATTCCCGCCATGGCTGCTCGCAGCGGCCCATGCGTCCGGCAAACAGCTCCGAGGACAAAACGCGCTCCAATAACATCCGCGCCTCGATGCATTCCTCGTCATTCATCCCGAACTGACGGGCGGCGGAGGCAATAACCTCCTCCGCATTGTCCCCGCGCGGCAGGTGAACGCATTGCAGAATGCGGTGCACGAACGTGCCGAAACGTTTGGCCCGTTCTGTCTGCTGCGACAACGGAACACTGGCTGCCGCGAAGTCCTGCTCATGGTCGCTGGGCTTGACAAACATCTCCCGGTGATCCAGCTTCGCAAGCTGCCGCGTCTTCTCCCGCTGCCACTGATCGCTTGCCCTGCGGGACGCGTCGACCGCTTGTGGGTCCACATCCTTTTGCAGATCCAGCACCAATTTCTCTTCGAGGGGAATCTCCAGCGAATAGCCATCGGCAGGATGCAGCGTAAATTCACCGTCCTGCACAAGCGAAATACCGGACGCCGTTTGCGTGAATCGTGTGCGCAGCAGCTTGAAAAACCACTGATGATCCTGCGTTTCGGTGCTGCGCTCCTTGCTCCAGAAGGCGGGAACCACCAGCACATCCCGCGCGCGAGTCATGGCCACATAAAGCAGCCGGATGGTCTCGTGCCATTGCCGGTCCCTCTCCTCCTCGAGCGCCGCCCCGTAGCCTGCCGTCCGAATGGACGCCATGCTGAAGTCGACGGCCTTGCGCGTACGGTCCACGATGCAATGGGCGCGGCGCAACTCATGGTCCTGCGACATGCGGTAGAGAAACACCACGGGGAACTCCAGCCCCTTCGACTTGTGGAACGTCATCAACTGCACCACATCGTCGCCGCTTTCGGCAATCGGGGAGTCCTCCTCGCCGACGCGCAATTCCTCGAGGCGATCCAGCCAGCGCACAAGCTGATGCAGCGAGGAATGCCCGCCGCTTTCCAGCGCCCGCGCGATTTCCAGCACCTTGAGCAGATTGGCCGCGCGCGATTCTCCCTGCGGTTTCAAGGCAAAGATCTGCAGGCCCGTGGTCTCTTCGAGCAGGGCCGCCACCGTCTCGGAGGGCGCGGCGCGGCGGCTCTGTTCGTGCAGACGCTTCAACAGATCGAAACTGCGCTGTACATGCGCCACCGGAGACTCCCCCGATGTATAATCGAAGGTTCCACCGCTGAGCCGGTGCTCCAGCAGCTCCTCATCGGAGCAGGCAAAGAACGGGCTGCGCAGCGCGCCCACCACGTGCATGCCGTCAAACGGATTATCGATTGCCGCCAGCACCGTTCGTAGCGCCTGAATCTCCATACGGCGCGGCAGGTCCTTGCCGCCCGAGACCTGATAGGGTATGCTCCGCGACCGCAGCGCATTCTCCAGTACCGTCAGGTGCGTCGTCGCGCTGTACAAAATCCCGATGTCCCGGTACGACACGGCGCGGCTTTCGCCGTCGGGACCGGAAACCGTACGCGCTCCGTCCGCCATCTCGCGAATCGCTTCCGCGATGCACGCCGCTTCGCACGCCGCCAATTGATCGGCATTCTGTGTCAAGTCCAGCGAAGGCGGTGGCGGCAGCACAATGGCCGTCGGCGGCGCGCCGGGTGCGCGGGCAGGTTCCATCGCAGCATAGTCCGGTTCGTAGCGGCCTCCCGACGGTCCGGTCATCCACTCACCGAACAGGGCGTTGACTTCGCGGATAATTACCGGATCGCTGCGAAAGTTCATACGAATCGAGAGGCACTGGCCGCACTCGGCAATCTTCTCCTTGACACGCCCATACAAATCGAGATCTGCGCGGCGGAACCGGTAGATGGATTGCTTGGGATCGCCGACGATGAACAGCTTCACACTGTCCAGTTCCACCTCGTCCCAGCTCTCGGCAAACCTGTCCGCGCGCTCGGCAAGGAAGAAGATGATCTCCGCCTGCAACGGATCCGTGTCCTGAAACTCATCCACCAGCACATAGTCATAGCGCGCCTTGAAGAACTCCCGCGCGGCGCGGCTCTCTTTCAGCATATCGCGCGCGGTGATCAGCAGGTCGTGAAAGTCCAGCGTGTTTCGCTCCGCCTTCAGCGCGGCGCAAGCCTCTACCGCCCCTTTCAGCCAGCCAATCAGCGGAGCCGCATAAAAGCTCGTGATATCCGCCAGCAAGGCATCCGCCCGCGTGCTGTAGGTCGCAAACAGGAAACCGCGCAGCGTCTCCAGCGTGCCGTCCGGCCAATTGTCCTTGCGTCCTTTCTTGCCGCCGTGTGGCACATACCGTTCTTCCAGAGCAACCGTGGCGGCATTCAGATCGTCCCAGCGCGCATGCTCGAACCATTCGGCAAGACTCGCCAGTTCCCCCGCCAGCGTGTCCTTGGAATCGCGGC is part of the bacterium genome and harbors:
- a CDS encoding prepilin-type N-terminal cleavage/methylation domain-containing protein, with translation MSERGYTILELMMVVCIIGVLSMVAMAEYNKVHNRAYVGAAMNDLQLLRKAISLYDAEWGTYPLGRAASPAALAAQLIDPTGQPYVDPPSGNNFESFQYVPPAQGDEYGDYAMVAICKDHWRTQLTIHQGQGIETLRLGGS
- a CDS encoding UvrD-helicase domain-containing protein; translation: MIDLTLPLVDAADRDLAANDLSNVFLVEAAAGTGKTTLLVSRILTIVRETLTPLSNIVAITFTEKAAGELKIKLRERLEAAAREEDEYVEQYRRALQNLDAMPVSTIHSFCRELIAQRPVEAGVDPGFSVTDQATARTLTDEAWQGWITAQFSGECPAVRPFLERGLETEGNGASLRDLFEVLNDYREDLDLLHVPCRDEAALREDVAAFCAEIRQALSLAGQCRDSKDTLAGELASLAEWFEHARWDDLNAATVALEERYVPHGGKKGRKDNWPDGTLETLRGFLFATYSTRADALLADITSFYAAPLIGWLKGAVEACAALKAERNTLDFHDLLITARDMLKESRAAREFFKARYDYVLVDEFQDTDPLQAEIIFFLAERADRFAESWDEVELDSVKLFIVGDPKQSIYRFRRADLDLYGRVKEKIAECGQCLSIRMNFRSDPVIIREVNALFGEWMTGPSGGRYEPDYAAMEPARAPGAPPTAIVLPPPPSLDLTQNADQLAACEAACIAEAIREMADGARTVSGPDGESRAVSYRDIGILYSATTHLTVLENALRSRSIPYQVSGGKDLPRRMEIQALRTVLAAIDNPFDGMHVVGALRSPFFACSDEELLEHRLSGGTFDYTSGESPVAHVQRSFDLLKRLHEQSRRAAPSETVAALLEETTGLQIFALKPQGESRAANLLKVLEIARALESGGHSSLHQLVRWLDRLEELRVGEEDSPIAESGDDVVQLMTFHKSKGLEFPVVFLYRMSQDHELRRAHCIVDRTRKAVDFSMASIRTAGYGAALEEERDRQWHETIRLLYVAMTRARDVLVVPAFWSKERSTETQDHQWFFKLLRTRFTQTASGISLVQDGEFTLHPADGYSLEIPLEEKLVLDLQKDVDPQAVDASRRASDQWQREKTRQLAKLDHREMFVKPSDHEQDFAAASVPLSQQTERAKRFGTFVHRILQCVHLPRGDNAEEVIASAARQFGMNDEECIEARMLLERVLSSELFAGRMGRCEQPWRELEFVIRLDGRLVEGSMDLVFMEEGRPVIVDFKTDRVTAETAVLRAQTYRHQAAAYVRALEEIIAEQVPEVLFYFVRPDTVISLPRETLLDFLL